A portion of the Cervus elaphus chromosome X, mCerEla1.1, whole genome shotgun sequence genome contains these proteins:
- the LOC122689819 gene encoding mitochondrial fission factor-like: MVEISRIQYEMEYTEGISQRMPVPEKLKVAPPNADLKQGFQEGVSNASVIMQVPKRIVVARNNEDIPLSRPADLDLIQSTPFKPLALKTPPRVLTLSKRPLDFLDLERPAPTPQNEEIRAVGRLKRECSMSENAVRQNGQLVKTDSIPVFPGGSAAAISNPHHDNVRYGISNIDAMIEGTSEDMTVVDAASLRLQIIKRNRCLQLLEEENKERAKREMVMYSITVAFWLLNSWLWFRR, encoded by the coding sequence ATGGTGGAAATTAGTCGAATTCAGTATGAAATGGAATACACCGAAGGTATTAGTCAGCGAATGCCAGTCCCGGAAAAATTAAAGGTAGCACCACCAAATGCTGACCTGAAACAAGGATTTCAAGAAGGAGTTTCAAACGCTAGTGTGATTATGCAAGTTCCAAAGAGAATTGTGGTAGCAAGAAATAATGAAGACATTCCATTATCAAGACCAGCAGATCTTGACCTTATACAGTCAACTCCCTTTAAGCCTCTGGCTCTAAAAACACCACCTCGTGTGCTTACACTGAGTAAAAGACCGCTAGATTTTCTGGATTTAGAAAGACCTGCTCCAACCCCTCAAAATGAAGAAATCCGTGCAGTTGGCAGGCTAAAAAGAGAATGCTCTATGAGCGAAAATGCTGTTCGCCAAAATGGACAGCTGGTCAAAACTGACTCCATACCTGTGTTTCCTGGTGGGTCTGCTGCTGCCATTTCTAATCCTCATCATGACAATGTCAGGTATGGCATTTCAAATATAGATGCAATGATTGAAGGAACTTCAGAAGACATGACAGTTGTAGATGCAGCTTCATTAAGACTACAGATAATCAAACGAAATAGATGTCTACAACTTCTGGAAGAGGAGAACAAAGAACGGGCTAAAAGAGAAATGGTCATGTATTCAATTACTGTAGCATTCTGGCTGCTTAATAGCTGGCTCTGGTTTCGCCGCTAG